One Amycolatopsis thermophila DNA segment encodes these proteins:
- a CDS encoding DEAD/DEAH box helicase, with product MAPRPSVSPAEAYQASKRRAQYPQLTRFADEAAFGFDDFQIRGCRALEDGHGVLVCAPTGAGKTVVGEFAVHLALAEGRKCFYTTPIKALSNQKYGDLVDRYGAGTVGLLTGDTSINGNAQIVVMTTEVLRNMLYAGSSALDDLGYVVMDEIHYLADRFRGAVWEEVILHLPEYVRVVGLSATVSNAEEFGEWLVTVRGDTTVVVDEHRPVPLWQHMMVGNRLLDLFADDGSDGELRMNPGLLRRVEEVGRMHAPAALRRGRGGRQYSRGPRFRPPSRVDMISRLDAAGLLPAIVFIFSRAGCDAAVGQVTRSGLRLNTPEEAAEVRRIVDTRTKDLPEGDLGVLGYWEWREALENGVAGHHAGLLPAFKETVEELFVRGLVKVVFATETLALGINMPARTVVLERLVKYNGEAHVDLTPGEYTQLTGRAGRRGIDVEGHAVVVWQPGVDPKAVAGLASTRTYPLRSSFRPGYNMAINLVAQLGHEQARELLEQSFAQFQADRSVVGLSRRIEKNREALKGYAEAVTGDFDAMLDYVGLRKKISDREKALARQNTAARRADTAVSLEKLRKGDVIAVPAGRRAGLAVVIDPGLDPVREPRPVVVTEDRWSGPLSLSDFPAPVEPLGRIKLPKHVELRSPKTRRDIASHLRDSGIALPGRQKRRSGTNEDGELAALRRALRSHPCHGLAEREANIRWVERYHRLAGETEQLERRVAATTHSLARAFDRIRALLAERGYLAEGEDRVTEHGARLARLYSESDLLASECIRHGVWEGLTPPELAAVVSTLVFEARRDSPGEPRLPAGGVPKAWQETAKIWADLAEDERRHRLDRTREPDAGFAWPVYRWARGESLEKVLTAADANGQELSAGDFVRWSRQVVDLLDQIKTVLGKADPVGDAAAQAVKALRRGVVAAGAE from the coding sequence GTGGCCCCTCGCCCTTCCGTGTCGCCGGCCGAGGCCTACCAGGCTTCCAAGCGCCGCGCCCAGTACCCCCAGCTGACCCGGTTCGCCGACGAGGCCGCCTTCGGGTTCGACGACTTCCAGATCCGCGGCTGCCGCGCCCTGGAGGACGGCCACGGCGTGCTGGTGTGCGCGCCCACCGGCGCCGGCAAGACCGTGGTCGGCGAGTTCGCCGTCCACCTCGCGCTCGCCGAGGGCCGCAAGTGCTTCTACACCACCCCGATCAAGGCGCTGTCCAACCAGAAGTACGGCGACCTGGTGGACCGCTACGGCGCCGGCACCGTGGGCCTGCTCACCGGCGACACCTCGATCAACGGCAACGCCCAGATCGTCGTGATGACCACCGAGGTCCTGCGCAACATGCTCTACGCGGGCTCCTCGGCCCTCGACGACCTCGGTTACGTGGTGATGGACGAGATCCACTACCTCGCCGACCGGTTCCGCGGCGCGGTGTGGGAAGAGGTGATCCTGCACCTGCCCGAGTACGTGCGCGTGGTGGGCCTGTCCGCCACGGTGTCCAACGCCGAGGAGTTCGGCGAATGGCTGGTCACCGTGCGCGGCGACACCACCGTGGTCGTCGACGAGCACCGGCCCGTCCCGCTGTGGCAGCACATGATGGTCGGCAACCGCCTGCTCGACCTGTTCGCCGACGACGGCTCCGACGGCGAGCTGCGGATGAACCCCGGGCTGCTGCGGCGCGTGGAGGAGGTCGGCCGCATGCACGCCCCCGCGGCGCTGCGGCGCGGCCGGGGCGGGCGCCAGTACTCGCGCGGCCCCCGGTTCCGGCCCCCGTCCCGCGTGGACATGATCAGCCGCCTGGACGCGGCCGGGCTGCTCCCGGCGATCGTGTTCATCTTCTCCCGGGCCGGCTGCGACGCCGCCGTCGGCCAGGTCACCCGCTCCGGGCTGCGGCTCAACACCCCGGAGGAGGCGGCCGAGGTGCGGCGCATCGTCGACACGCGCACCAAGGACCTGCCCGAGGGCGACCTCGGCGTGCTCGGCTATTGGGAGTGGCGCGAGGCGCTGGAGAACGGCGTCGCCGGCCACCACGCCGGGCTGCTGCCCGCGTTCAAGGAGACCGTCGAGGAACTGTTCGTCCGCGGCCTGGTCAAGGTCGTGTTCGCCACCGAGACACTCGCGCTGGGCATCAACATGCCCGCCCGCACCGTCGTGCTGGAGCGGCTGGTCAAGTACAACGGCGAGGCGCACGTCGACCTCACCCCCGGCGAGTACACCCAGCTCACCGGCCGGGCCGGGCGCCGCGGCATCGACGTCGAGGGCCACGCGGTCGTGGTGTGGCAGCCGGGCGTGGATCCCAAGGCGGTCGCCGGGCTGGCCTCCACCCGCACCTACCCGCTGCGCTCGTCGTTCCGGCCCGGCTACAACATGGCGATCAACCTGGTCGCCCAGCTCGGCCACGAACAGGCCCGTGAGCTGCTGGAACAGTCCTTCGCCCAGTTCCAGGCCGACCGGTCGGTGGTGGGCCTGTCCCGCCGGATCGAGAAGAACCGCGAGGCGCTCAAGGGCTACGCCGAGGCCGTGACGGGCGACTTCGACGCGATGCTCGACTACGTCGGCCTGCGCAAGAAGATCTCCGACCGGGAGAAGGCGCTGGCCCGGCAGAACACCGCGGCGCGCCGCGCCGACACCGCGGTGTCGCTGGAAAAGCTGCGCAAGGGCGACGTCATCGCCGTGCCCGCCGGTCGGCGCGCAGGACTGGCCGTGGTGATCGACCCCGGCCTGGACCCGGTGCGCGAGCCGCGCCCCGTGGTGGTGACCGAGGACCGGTGGTCCGGGCCGCTGTCGCTGTCGGACTTTCCCGCTCCCGTCGAGCCGCTGGGCCGCATCAAGCTGCCCAAGCACGTCGAGCTGCGCTCACCCAAGACGCGCCGCGACATCGCCTCGCACCTGCGCGACTCCGGCATCGCCTTGCCGGGACGGCAGAAACGCCGGTCCGGCACCAACGAGGACGGCGAGCTGGCCGCGTTGCGCCGTGCGCTGCGCTCCCACCCGTGCCACGGGCTCGCCGAGCGTGAAGCGAACATCCGCTGGGTCGAGCGCTACCACCGGCTGGCCGGCGAAACCGAGCAGCTGGAACGCCGCGTCGCCGCCACCACCCACTCCCTGGCGCGCGCGTTCGACCGGATCCGCGCGCTGCTGGCCGAGCGCGGCTACCTCGCCGAGGGCGAGGACCGCGTCACCGAGCACGGCGCCCGCCTGGCCCGCCTCTACAGCGAATCCGACCTGCTCGCCAGCGAGTGCATCCGGCACGGCGTGTGGGAGGGGCTGACCCCGCCGGAACTGGCCGCCGTCGTCTCGACCCTGGTGTTCGAGGCCCGCCGCGACTCCCCGGGCGAGCCGCGGCTGCCCGCGGGCGGGGTGCCGAAGGCGTGGCAGGAGACCGCGAAGATCTGGGCCGACCTGGCCGAGGACGAGCGCCGCCACCGCCTGGACCGCACCCGCGAACCGGACGCCGGGTTCGCCTGGCCGGTGTACCGGTGGGCGCGCGGCGAGTCACTCGAAAAGGTGCTCACCGCCGCCGACGCCAACGGCCAGGAACTGTCCGCCGGCGACTTCGTGCGCTGGTCGCGGCAGGTGGTCGACTTGCTCGACCAGATCAAGACCGTGCTCGGCAAGGCCGACCCGGTCGGCGACGCGGCCGCCCAGGCGGTCAAGGCGCTGCGGCGCGGCGTCGTCGCGGCGGGCGCCGAGTAG
- a CDS encoding ABC transporter permease: MDQGGWSGVSLIASREIGIRLRSKAYRLSTLALLIVIIGFTVVMKLIGGSGADGTVGVTSTTSALAAPMRAAAAAVGETVEVRTVPDEATGEAQVRDGDLDVLLVGDGSRVQAVVKKDLDDKGRTALELLASRLALDRQITGLGGDPAQVNAAVASAGVDVRPLEQPYPYNGQQLVLGIIAGVLIYLSLMLNGQSVAQGVVEEKTSRVVELLLATVRPWQLMTGKVLGIGAVGLIQMVVIGVVGIIAGLATGVLTISVSAAAGTVVWLIVWYLLGFLMYSIVFAGLGALVSRQEDVGGAVTPALFFVVAGYVVGISVLPSDPGSGLVALLSVIPVFAPTLMPMRLAMGGVAPWEAILSVGLVVALIPVLVWLSARIYRNAVLRTGAKVGFREALRAA, encoded by the coding sequence ATGGACCAGGGCGGCTGGTCCGGTGTCTCGCTCATCGCCTCCCGCGAGATCGGCATCCGGTTGCGGTCGAAGGCCTACCGGCTGAGCACGCTCGCACTGCTGATCGTGATCATCGGGTTCACGGTCGTGATGAAACTGATCGGCGGGAGCGGCGCCGACGGCACGGTCGGGGTCACGAGCACGACCTCGGCTCTGGCCGCGCCGATGCGGGCCGCCGCGGCCGCGGTCGGCGAGACGGTCGAGGTGAGGACCGTGCCCGACGAGGCCACCGGCGAGGCCCAGGTGCGCGACGGCGACCTGGACGTGCTGCTGGTCGGCGACGGCAGCCGCGTGCAGGCGGTGGTGAAGAAGGACCTGGACGACAAGGGCCGCACGGCGCTGGAGCTGCTGGCGAGCCGGCTCGCGCTCGACCGGCAGATCACCGGCCTGGGCGGTGACCCGGCGCAGGTCAACGCCGCGGTCGCGAGCGCGGGCGTGGACGTGCGGCCGCTGGAACAGCCGTACCCCTACAACGGGCAGCAGCTCGTGCTGGGGATCATCGCCGGCGTGCTGATCTACCTGTCGCTGATGCTCAACGGGCAGTCGGTGGCGCAGGGCGTGGTCGAGGAGAAGACCAGCCGGGTGGTCGAGCTGCTGCTGGCCACGGTGCGGCCGTGGCAGCTGATGACCGGCAAGGTGCTCGGCATCGGCGCGGTGGGGCTGATCCAGATGGTGGTGATCGGCGTCGTCGGCATCATCGCGGGGCTGGCCACCGGGGTGCTGACGATCTCGGTGTCGGCCGCGGCGGGCACGGTGGTGTGGCTGATCGTGTGGTACCTGCTGGGTTTCCTGATGTATTCGATCGTGTTCGCCGGGCTGGGTGCGCTGGTGTCGCGGCAGGAGGACGTGGGCGGCGCGGTCACGCCGGCGCTGTTCTTCGTCGTCGCCGGGTACGTCGTGGGGATCTCGGTGCTGCCCAGCGACCCGGGCAGCGGGCTGGTGGCGCTGCTGTCGGTGATCCCGGTGTTCGCGCCGACGCTGATGCCGATGCGCCTGGCGATGGGCGGGGTCGCGCCGTGGGAGGCGATCCTGTCGGTCGGGCTGGTCGTGGCGCTGATCCCGGTGCTGGTGTGGTTGTCCGCGCGGATCTACCGCAACGCCGTCCTGCGCACCGGCGCGAAGGTGGGTTTCCGCGAGGCGCTGCGCGCGGCGTGA
- a CDS encoding GNAT family N-acetyltransferase: MSDYTVRTLRPDEHRAAVDLFRSTLHVVPTTDETWKLSERMLQPGRTLGAFDTELIGTARSFDAEVTLPGGARAGVAGVTGVGVRPDRTRRGILTGLMRTQLADIAARGLPFAALRASEGVIYNRFGYGVATRSRGYEIDRRRAVLRPDVPAGGQVELWSLDTALERLPALYESLPHTRPGMMTRPPYWWPGWERHAREATSPVVTAVHHGAQGPDGYVVYSVERKHWNDPAVLNIISLQTATSEASTGLWRYVLGVDLVDTLRAEERPLDELPELLFTDIRAVKDTGGGDELWLRLADVPAALAARSYAGEPVVLEVADPVLDGNSGRYRVAPDGVERTEETPDLRLGVDALAMIYLGAWRPSQLAAAGRIQPVAPSSLERADRLFATPVPAWCGTHF, encoded by the coding sequence GTGAGTGACTACACCGTGCGCACGCTGCGGCCCGACGAGCACCGCGCTGCCGTCGACCTGTTCCGCTCCACCCTCCACGTGGTGCCCACCACGGACGAGACGTGGAAGCTGTCCGAGCGCATGCTGCAGCCCGGCCGCACGCTGGGCGCGTTCGACACGGAGCTGATCGGCACGGCCCGCTCGTTCGACGCCGAGGTGACCCTGCCCGGCGGCGCCCGCGCGGGTGTCGCCGGGGTGACCGGGGTTGGCGTGCGGCCGGACCGCACGCGCCGCGGGATCCTCACCGGGCTGATGCGCACCCAGCTCGCCGACATCGCCGCCCGCGGCCTGCCGTTCGCGGCCCTGCGCGCGAGCGAAGGCGTGATCTACAACCGCTTCGGCTACGGCGTCGCGACCCGCAGCCGGGGCTACGAGATCGACCGGCGGCGAGCCGTGCTCCGGCCCGACGTCCCCGCCGGCGGGCAGGTCGAGCTGTGGTCGCTGGACACCGCCCTCGAACGGTTGCCGGCGCTGTACGAGTCGCTGCCGCACACGCGGCCCGGCATGATGACCCGCCCGCCCTATTGGTGGCCCGGCTGGGAACGCCACGCGCGCGAGGCGACCAGCCCGGTCGTCACCGCCGTCCACCACGGCGCCCAGGGACCCGACGGCTACGTCGTCTACTCCGTGGAGCGCAAGCACTGGAACGACCCCGCCGTGCTGAACATCATCAGCCTGCAGACCGCCACCAGCGAGGCGTCCACCGGCCTGTGGCGCTACGTGCTCGGCGTCGACCTCGTCGACACCCTCCGCGCCGAGGAGCGGCCGTTGGACGAGCTGCCCGAACTGCTGTTCACCGACATCCGGGCGGTGAAGGACACCGGCGGCGGGGACGAGCTGTGGCTGCGCCTGGCCGACGTCCCGGCGGCGCTGGCGGCACGGTCGTACGCGGGCGAACCGGTCGTGCTGGAGGTCGCCGACCCGGTGCTGGACGGCAACTCCGGGCGCTACCGCGTAGCGCCCGACGGTGTCGAGCGCACGGAGGAGACCCCGGACCTGCGGCTCGGGGTGGACGCGCTGGCCATGATCTACCTCGGCGCGTGGCGGCCCTCGCAGCTGGCGGCGGCCGGGCGGATCCAGCCGGTGGCGCCCTCGTCGCTGGAGCGGGCCGACCGGTTGTTCGCCACGCCGGTGCCGGCGTGGTGTGGTACACACTTCTGA
- the tatC gene encoding twin-arginine translocase subunit TatC, which yields MADSAPTSRRDRRRKRSRRLNPDGTMTLIEHIYEFRRRLGWALLAVIAGGIFGFIWFQTRLGPVPSLGSIINDPYCAIPPQRRLGSGNGTGCYLLQTVPFEAFMIQLKVGLAGGAVLTSPLWLYQLWAFIAPGLYSKERRYALTFVGFASVLFAGGAVIAYLLIPHALQLLTGFGNDFFITGLTGDKYISFVLSLLIIFGVSFELPLLVVMLNFVGVVKYEQLKKWRRGIVFILFVFAAFATPGSDPFSMLALAGALTLLFELAIQIARVHDRRKERTRRDEGWDNLADDEAAPFDYTPSTLDEETPGKPTTEDVT from the coding sequence GTGGCGGACTCCGCCCCCACGAGCCGGAGGGACCGGCGGCGCAAGCGCAGCCGCCGGCTCAACCCCGACGGCACGATGACGCTCATCGAGCACATCTACGAGTTCCGGCGCCGGCTCGGGTGGGCACTGCTCGCCGTGATCGCCGGCGGGATCTTCGGCTTCATCTGGTTCCAGACGAGGCTGGGGCCGGTCCCGTCGCTCGGCAGCATCATCAACGACCCGTACTGCGCGATCCCGCCGCAACGACGGCTGGGCAGCGGCAACGGCACCGGCTGTTACCTGCTGCAGACCGTGCCGTTCGAGGCCTTCATGATCCAGCTGAAGGTCGGCCTCGCCGGTGGCGCGGTCCTCACCTCGCCGCTGTGGCTGTACCAGCTGTGGGCGTTCATCGCCCCCGGCCTGTACTCGAAGGAGCGCAGGTACGCGCTGACGTTCGTCGGCTTCGCGAGCGTGCTGTTCGCCGGTGGCGCGGTCATCGCCTACCTGCTCATCCCGCACGCCCTGCAGCTGCTGACCGGCTTCGGCAACGACTTCTTCATCACCGGCCTCACCGGTGACAAGTACATCTCGTTCGTGCTGTCGCTGCTGATCATCTTCGGGGTCAGCTTCGAGCTGCCGCTGCTGGTGGTCATGCTGAACTTCGTCGGCGTGGTCAAGTACGAGCAGCTGAAGAAGTGGCGCCGCGGCATCGTCTTCATCCTGTTCGTCTTCGCCGCGTTCGCCACGCCCGGGTCGGACCCGTTCTCGATGCTGGCGCTGGCCGGTGCGCTGACGCTGCTGTTCGAGCTCGCGATCCAGATCGCGCGCGTCCACGACCGGCGCAAGGAACGCACCCGCCGGGACGAGGGCTGGGACAACCTGGCCGACGACGAGGCCGCACCGTTCGACTACACACCCAGCACCCTCGACGAGGAGACGCCGGGCAAACCCACGACCGAGGACGTGACCTAG
- a CDS encoding helix-turn-helix transcriptional regulator, with translation MSGTTGRMPRLLALVPYLLARPGIRIEDAARDFGVTARQLRRDLELLWMCGLPGYGPGDLIDLSFEGDTVTVTFDAGMNRPLRLTGGEATALLVALRAVAETPGVVDTDAVHRAIAKIEAAAGQAQPSGVVVGLAVREGERTAATRRVVQNALRAGRALRIRYYTASRDQITERTVDPMRLLIVQAVGYLEAWCRRAEGVRLFRLDRIDEVAVLDEPAAPPPAARPTDISDGVFRARPDQPEAVLVLEPDARWVAEYYPCEELGELDGGRLRVRMRYGDESWMVRLVMGLGGDARVESPPGLADAVRSRAAAALERARHLPATLGQ, from the coding sequence ATGAGCGGAACCACCGGCCGCATGCCGCGGCTGCTCGCGCTGGTGCCCTACCTGCTGGCGCGCCCCGGCATCCGCATCGAGGACGCGGCCCGCGACTTCGGAGTCACCGCCCGCCAGCTGCGCCGCGACCTGGAGCTGCTGTGGATGTGCGGGCTCCCCGGCTACGGTCCGGGTGACCTGATCGACCTGTCCTTCGAGGGCGACACCGTCACGGTCACCTTCGACGCGGGCATGAACCGGCCGTTGCGGCTCACCGGCGGCGAGGCGACGGCGCTGCTGGTCGCGCTGCGCGCGGTGGCCGAGACCCCCGGGGTGGTCGACACCGACGCGGTGCACCGCGCGATCGCCAAGATCGAGGCGGCCGCCGGGCAGGCCCAGCCCTCCGGCGTGGTGGTCGGACTGGCCGTGCGCGAGGGCGAGCGCACCGCCGCCACCCGGCGGGTCGTGCAGAACGCCCTGCGCGCCGGGCGGGCCCTGCGGATCCGCTACTACACCGCCTCCCGCGACCAGATCACCGAGCGCACGGTCGACCCGATGCGGCTGCTGATCGTGCAGGCCGTCGGCTACCTCGAGGCGTGGTGCCGCCGCGCCGAGGGCGTGCGGCTGTTCCGCCTGGACCGCATCGACGAGGTCGCCGTCCTCGACGAGCCCGCCGCGCCGCCGCCGGCCGCACGGCCCACCGACATCTCCGACGGCGTGTTCCGCGCCCGCCCCGATCAGCCCGAGGCCGTCCTCGTCCTCGAACCCGACGCCCGCTGGGTCGCCGAGTACTACCCGTGCGAGGAGCTCGGCGAGCTCGACGGCGGGCGCCTGCGGGTGCGGATGCGGTACGGCGACGAGTCCTGGATGGTGCGTCTGGTGATGGGCCTGGGCGGCGACGCGCGGGTGGAAAGCCCGCCCGGACTGGCCGATGCGGTGCGTAGCCGGGCGGCCGCCGCACTGGAAAGGGCACGTCACCTCCCGGCCACCTTGGGCCAGTAG
- a CDS encoding diacylglycerol/lipid kinase family protein, with product MGIRAALAVHPDTGRGAAARIAGTVADRLRTGVDRLELLGTASPSSLPEGLDALVVLGGDGAVHHAVQFCAATGTPLGLVPAGTGNDLARGLGVPLDPMRAVDAVLGALRERRHRSVDLGHVDGTWFATVLCTGFDAAVNARAARLTWPPGPHRYDLAVLAELAAFRARPVTLTADTEHLALDATLIAIGNTSCYGAGMRICPGADPGDGLFDITVVGHATRADLLRIMPGLRHGRHLRHPAVRTLRAREVRIEATGWPLCADGEMLSARTVTARCEPGALTVLG from the coding sequence ATGGGTATCCGCGCGGCACTGGCCGTCCACCCCGACACCGGCCGCGGTGCGGCGGCCAGGATCGCCGGCACCGTGGCCGACCGCCTGCGCACCGGCGTGGACCGGCTGGAGCTGCTCGGCACCGCGTCCCCGTCGTCCCTGCCCGAGGGGCTCGACGCGCTCGTCGTCCTCGGTGGCGACGGCGCCGTGCACCACGCGGTGCAGTTCTGCGCCGCGACCGGCACCCCGCTCGGGCTCGTCCCCGCCGGCACCGGCAACGACCTCGCCCGCGGCCTCGGCGTCCCCCTCGACCCGATGCGCGCCGTCGACGCGGTGCTGGGCGCGTTGCGGGAGCGCCGCCACCGCAGCGTCGACCTCGGCCACGTCGACGGCACCTGGTTCGCCACCGTCCTGTGCACCGGCTTCGACGCCGCGGTCAACGCCCGCGCCGCCCGCCTGACGTGGCCGCCCGGACCGCACCGCTACGACCTCGCCGTCCTGGCCGAACTCGCCGCGTTCCGGGCCCGCCCGGTCACCCTCACCGCCGACACCGAGCACCTCGCCCTCGACGCCACTCTCATCGCGATCGGCAACACCAGCTGCTACGGCGCCGGCATGCGGATCTGCCCCGGCGCCGACCCGGGCGACGGACTGTTCGACATCACCGTCGTCGGCCACGCCACCCGCGCCGACCTGCTGCGGATCATGCCCGGCCTGCGCCACGGCCGGCACCTGCGCCACCCCGCCGTGCGCACCCTGCGCGCCCGCGAGGTGCGGATCGAGGCCACCGGCTGGCCCCTGTGCGCCGACGGCGAGATGCTCTCGGCGCGTACGGTCACCGCGCGGTGCGAGCCCGGCGCGCTCACTGTCCTGGGATGA
- a CDS encoding DUF4333 domain-containing protein: protein MRTAVVVTGAALLLSACDSAPPPAPSAPPVPPATSTPASTKSLTPVRRVFDPVRVQDGVRRVLTESYLLTGVGDVSCPAGEDVVTGRVFECTVDIAGEKKKVTITVRDADGGYEVSQPEP, encoded by the coding sequence GTGAGGACCGCGGTCGTGGTCACCGGTGCCGCGCTGCTGCTGTCCGCGTGCGACAGTGCCCCGCCGCCCGCGCCGTCCGCACCACCGGTTCCGCCCGCGACGTCCACTCCGGCATCGACGAAGAGCCTGACACCGGTGCGGCGCGTCTTCGACCCGGTGCGCGTCCAGGACGGGGTGCGGCGGGTGCTCACCGAGTCCTACCTCCTCACCGGCGTCGGCGACGTGTCGTGCCCGGCCGGGGAGGACGTCGTCACCGGCCGCGTCTTCGAGTGCACTGTGGACATCGCGGGGGAGAAGAAGAAGGTGACGATCACCGTGCGCGACGCCGATGGCGGCTACGAGGTGTCGCAACCCGAGCCATGA
- a CDS encoding DUF4333 domain-containing protein yields the protein MSTPYGGNDPQQWSGQPQQGQPQYGQQPGYPPQHGQQPQYAQPPQHGQPPGYAQPQYGQPYPGQAPSPHPGAQQYPGQQQFPGQGTPAGYGQQPPKKNSAKGLLTGVGALVVVVAAFCVTAFLAPGFLKTTVLSQTAVQDGVKQVLTGNYQLTNVGSVSCPADQEVVAGRTFDCATTVDGKGKTVTVTIKDDAANYEVAYPR from the coding sequence ATGAGCACGCCCTACGGCGGCAACGACCCCCAGCAGTGGAGCGGGCAGCCCCAACAGGGTCAGCCCCAGTACGGCCAGCAGCCCGGCTATCCGCCACAGCACGGGCAGCAACCCCAGTACGCGCAGCCACCGCAGCACGGGCAGCCGCCGGGGTACGCGCAGCCCCAGTACGGTCAGCCGTACCCGGGACAGGCGCCGTCCCCGCACCCCGGCGCCCAGCAGTACCCCGGGCAGCAGCAGTTCCCCGGCCAGGGCACACCGGCCGGCTACGGGCAGCAACCGCCGAAGAAGAACAGCGCCAAGGGACTGCTGACCGGGGTCGGCGCGCTGGTCGTGGTGGTCGCCGCGTTCTGCGTCACCGCGTTCCTCGCACCCGGCTTCCTCAAGACCACGGTGCTGAGCCAGACCGCGGTCCAGGACGGCGTCAAGCAGGTCCTCACCGGCAACTACCAGCTCACCAACGTCGGCAGCGTGTCCTGCCCGGCCGACCAGGAGGTCGTCGCGGGCCGCACCTTCGACTGCGCCACCACGGTGGACGGCAAGGGCAAGACGGTCACCGTCACCATCAAGGACGACGCCGCCAACTACGAGGTCGCCTACCCCCGGTAA
- a CDS encoding bacteriophage holin produces the protein MSYLPSIVLAAVGVIVLSVVLIRTFGVLRRFKRTSSMVTASVADRTGLLKARSAGLRVAIGQRRRPASEQVALVTSKEGGH, from the coding sequence GTGTCGTACCTGCCGAGCATCGTGCTCGCCGCCGTCGGAGTGATCGTGCTCAGTGTTGTCCTGATCCGGACATTCGGGGTCTTGCGCCGGTTCAAGCGGACGTCGAGCATGGTGACGGCGAGCGTTGCCGACCGCACCGGGCTGCTCAAGGCCCGGTCGGCCGGTCTGCGCGTCGCGATCGGTCAACGGCGGCGTCCCGCCTCCGAGCAAGTAGCATTGGTCACAAGCAAGGAAGGAGGCCACTGA
- the tatA gene encoding Sec-independent protein translocase subunit TatA produces the protein MLNGLQPWHLIILVLVVVLLFGAKRLPDAARSIGKSMKIFKAETKDLRDEDKATGPESKQIAASEVRVDTADDQVAQLQKQLDELKKQQAADKADQAHKHAS, from the coding sequence ATGCTGAACGGGTTGCAGCCGTGGCACTTGATCATCCTGGTGCTCGTCGTGGTCCTGCTGTTCGGCGCGAAGCGCCTGCCCGACGCCGCGCGGTCCATCGGCAAGTCCATGAAGATCTTCAAGGCCGAGACCAAGGACCTCCGCGACGAGGACAAGGCCACCGGGCCCGAGAGCAAGCAGATCGCGGCCTCCGAGGTGCGGGTGGACACCGCTGACGACCAGGTCGCGCAGCTGCAGAAGCAGCTGGACGAGCTGAAGAAGCAGCAGGCGGCGGACAAGGCCGACCAGGCGCACAAGCACGCCAGCTGA
- a CDS encoding GNAT family N-acetyltransferase, with product MTAAEIRPLAVGEERVAFELLGRSLHATVTDEVWECRAGSFPAERRFAAFAGGDPVGVAGSFATRLAVPGGKALPAAAVDGVGVRADHTRRGILTALMAAQLEDCARRGDVVAVLHASETTIYGRFGYGVATRSQALRVTRAALRPDAPAGGAVRLLSTAEARDVVPRLYAGPALRPGMIERPDVWWSYARHRLIGEHQVAVHTGPDGDDGFVLYRTEDVRTFDHPNTGAVLTVRDLHAADTRALAGLWRFLLRVDLVSEIRAPGRPLGDPLRTVLTDPRAAAVTGLDDELWLRLVDVPAALAARTYGPGEPVVVEVSDPLLPSNTGRYRIGPEEVRTTAAEPELRMAPDVLAMLYLGDALPSALAAAGRIEVADAAALPRADTLFPVPVPPWCGTPF from the coding sequence ATGACCGCCGCCGAGATCCGGCCGCTGGCCGTGGGGGAGGAGCGGGTGGCGTTCGAGCTGCTCGGCCGCTCCCTGCACGCCACCGTCACCGACGAGGTGTGGGAATGCCGCGCCGGGTCGTTCCCCGCCGAGCGCCGATTCGCCGCCTTCGCCGGCGGCGACCCGGTGGGTGTGGCGGGTTCGTTCGCCACCCGGCTCGCGGTGCCCGGCGGGAAAGCGCTTCCCGCCGCGGCCGTCGACGGCGTCGGGGTGCGGGCCGACCACACCCGCCGCGGCATCCTCACCGCGCTGATGGCCGCGCAGCTCGAAGACTGCGCCCGCCGTGGTGACGTGGTCGCCGTCCTGCACGCGAGCGAGACCACGATCTACGGCCGGTTCGGTTACGGCGTCGCGACCCGTTCCCAGGCCCTGCGCGTCACCCGGGCCGCGCTGCGCCCCGACGCGCCTGCCGGTGGTGCCGTGCGGCTCCTCTCGACGGCGGAAGCGCGGGATGTCGTGCCCCGGTTGTACGCCGGGCCGGCGTTGCGGCCGGGCATGATCGAGCGCCCCGACGTGTGGTGGTCCTACGCGCGGCACCGGCTGATCGGCGAGCACCAGGTCGCCGTCCACACCGGACCGGACGGGGACGACGGGTTCGTGCTCTACCGCACGGAGGACGTGCGCACGTTCGACCATCCGAACACCGGGGCGGTGCTCACGGTGCGGGATCTGCACGCGGCGGACACCCGGGCGCTGGCGGGGTTGTGGCGGTTCCTGCTGCGGGTCGACCTCGTCTCCGAGATCCGCGCGCCCGGCCGCCCGCTCGGCGACCCGCTGCGCACGGTGCTGACCGATCCGCGTGCCGCCGCGGTGACGGGTCTGGACGACGAGTTGTGGCTGCGGCTGGTCGACGTGCCCGCCGCGCTCGCGGCCCGCACCTACGGCCCTGGCGAGCCGGTGGTGGTCGAGGTGAGCGACCCGCTGCTGCCGTCGAACACCGGCCGTTACCGGATCGGGCCGGAGGAGGTCCGGACCACTGCGGCGGAGCCGGAGCTGCGGATGGCGCCGGACGTCCTGGCGATGCTCTACCTCGGCGACGCCCTGCCGAGCGCGCTCGCCGCGGCCGGCCGGATCGAGGTGGCCGACGCCGCGGCCCTGCCCCGCGCGGACACCCTGTTCCCCGTGCCGGTGCCGCCGTGGTGCGGGACGCCGTTCTAA